One genomic segment of Dehalogenimonas alkenigignens includes these proteins:
- a CDS encoding DUF3854 domain-containing protein produces the protein MSGEKAASGGVFSEAAPELLESHLKHLLEETGLDLDVIRERKYRSIVCKAELGRFGFAPAQQRVPGLLIPLWGVDGQPAGYQFRSDNPRTNTQGKTVKYELPAGSSNRLDCPPRCQKALGIPKVPLWITEGSKKADALAGHGACAISVTGVWGFKGKNEFGGVTLLADWDHIVLKDRQVYLAFDSDIATKEPVKKALSHIAEHLRRKDASLHIVQLPQLEGQQKTGIDDYLLKHSLADAEKLVGEFKLEEEDKERYVSGFVLRDGTVGEMVVDEDERYFMVSVNGAVRKAYQHETPKVTYLPTQDMLVGHVVHFAPTAAPYDSQARLFSEIQRFIHYYLELPADFEEIVALYVLLSWVYEFAPSIPYLRVIGDWGTGKTRFLQVVGSICFRPMFASGATTPSPIFRILEQFRGTLVLDEADFKDSTAWAEMVKLLNNGYRPGMPVLRADKENGKWFPRGYQVFGPKLLSTRFPFSDEALESRCLTSEMMPLTRDDIPRVLPASFDKEVGTLRSKLLTFRLHNLCRLRGKTFGNELLEPNLQPRLQEILIPMKAMLNGDHAMAEALGSFVHRLQESLYARRRESDAGRVLAAMIELVGEGGELTSRSIATRANRLDEEASELTAERVGHLTKRLGFAKDRVGKGRQRLIRWEPERAQRIASMYGMKQDIPVSPEKPSAPSEPSALDTNSADGFEDGLVNRPPAEAKSPDLADGLAEPLTNRPPSPKAKPNREADSADGSDGLGGYKRGIDIDYGQEESSVRVK, from the coding sequence ATGAGCGGTGAAAAGGCCGCTAGCGGAGGCGTGTTTTCCGAGGCCGCGCCGGAGCTTCTGGAAAGTCACCTGAAGCATCTTTTGGAAGAAACCGGCCTCGACCTCGACGTCATCCGGGAGCGGAAGTACCGGAGCATCGTGTGCAAAGCCGAGCTGGGAAGGTTCGGCTTTGCACCGGCTCAGCAGCGCGTGCCTGGCCTTTTAATTCCCTTATGGGGCGTCGATGGGCAGCCAGCCGGCTACCAGTTCCGGTCCGATAATCCTCGCACCAACACCCAAGGCAAAACGGTCAAGTACGAACTACCGGCCGGCTCAAGCAACCGACTCGACTGCCCGCCGCGCTGCCAGAAAGCCCTCGGAATCCCCAAGGTCCCCCTCTGGATCACCGAAGGCTCAAAGAAAGCCGATGCCCTGGCCGGCCATGGCGCCTGCGCCATATCCGTCACAGGCGTCTGGGGCTTCAAGGGCAAGAACGAGTTCGGCGGCGTCACGCTCCTGGCCGACTGGGATCACATCGTACTGAAAGACCGGCAGGTCTATCTCGCCTTCGATTCCGATATCGCGACAAAGGAGCCGGTGAAAAAGGCACTCTCGCACATCGCCGAACACCTCCGGCGCAAGGATGCCAGCCTTCATATCGTCCAGTTGCCGCAGCTGGAAGGCCAGCAGAAGACCGGCATCGACGATTATCTGCTCAAGCATTCCCTCGCCGATGCCGAAAAGCTCGTCGGGGAGTTTAAGCTGGAGGAAGAAGACAAGGAGCGCTATGTATCCGGCTTCGTCCTCCGCGACGGAACGGTCGGCGAGATGGTGGTCGATGAGGATGAGCGATACTTTATGGTTTCAGTGAACGGCGCCGTCAGAAAGGCTTACCAACATGAGACGCCGAAGGTGACTTATCTGCCGACTCAAGACATGCTGGTCGGTCACGTGGTTCATTTTGCCCCAACGGCCGCGCCGTACGATTCGCAAGCCCGCCTTTTCAGCGAAATCCAAAGGTTCATTCATTACTACCTGGAGCTTCCGGCCGACTTCGAGGAGATTGTCGCTTTATATGTGCTTTTGAGCTGGGTGTACGAGTTCGCCCCCTCGATCCCGTATCTTCGGGTGATCGGCGACTGGGGCACCGGCAAGACGCGCTTTCTGCAGGTGGTTGGGAGTATTTGTTTCCGGCCGATGTTCGCCTCCGGCGCCACCACGCCGTCGCCGATCTTCCGCATCCTGGAGCAGTTCCGGGGGACGCTGGTCCTGGATGAGGCAGACTTCAAAGACTCGACCGCCTGGGCGGAAATGGTCAAACTTCTGAATAACGGCTACCGGCCGGGGATGCCGGTCTTACGGGCCGACAAGGAAAACGGCAAATGGTTTCCGCGCGGCTACCAGGTGTTCGGTCCGAAACTACTTTCAACAAGATTTCCTTTCAGCGATGAGGCACTGGAAAGCCGCTGTCTCACCTCCGAAATGATGCCGCTTACCCGCGACGACATCCCCCGGGTGCTGCCGGCTTCTTTCGACAAAGAGGTCGGTACCCTGCGGTCAAAGCTTTTGACATTTCGTCTTCACAATCTTTGCCGCCTCAGGGGCAAGACCTTCGGCAACGAACTGCTCGAACCGAATCTTCAGCCGCGTCTCCAGGAGATACTCATTCCCATGAAGGCTATGCTTAACGGCGACCACGCCATGGCGGAAGCACTCGGCAGCTTCGTTCACCGGCTGCAGGAATCCCTTTATGCCAGGCGACGGGAAAGCGATGCCGGACGGGTGCTTGCCGCCATGATCGAGCTTGTTGGAGAGGGCGGCGAGCTAACATCGAGGAGCATCGCCACGCGGGCCAACCGGCTCGATGAAGAGGCGTCCGAACTGACGGCGGAGCGGGTGGGGCATCTGACCAAGAGACTCGGCTTTGCCAAGGACCGGGTCGGCAAAGGCCGCCAGAGGCTGATCCGCTGGGAGCCTGAGCGGGCTCAAAGGATCGCCTCGATGTACGGCATGAAACAGGATATCCCCGTATCCCCTGAAAAACCGTCCGCTCCGTCCGAACCGTCCGCTTTAGATACAAATTCGGCGGACGG
- a CDS encoding helix-turn-helix transcriptional regulator, with translation MFKVLLNRDNLEKAMLRHNLSRKLLAKKIGITPSYLCRILNGKQAPTAAVRQTLLDYFKSYSFDDLFTIEENGDG, from the coding sequence ATGTTCAAGGTGTTATTGAACAGAGACAACCTCGAAAAGGCAATGCTCCGACACAACCTTTCGCGCAAGCTCCTGGCCAAGAAGATCGGGATCACGCCGAGTTACCTCTGCCGCATCCTGAACGGCAAGCAGGCTCCCACAGCCGCCGTGCGTCAGACACTCCTCGACTATTTCAAAAGTTATTCATTCGACGACTTGTTCACCATCGAGGAAAACGGTGATGGTTAG
- a CDS encoding helix-turn-helix domain-containing protein, with translation MPDFAAYIRQLRQKQRLSLRDVAQKTGISYSYLAQIEHGRRNPPGPDFMKRLAPVYQVTLRDLLRAAGYLEESTSSTLSDEQEVEMAFNYVMNDPRYQSGTRMSGELTTDVKRFIVEMYEKATGKKLLPESHS, from the coding sequence ATGCCGGATTTCGCCGCGTATATCAGGCAGCTTCGCCAGAAGCAACGTCTGTCCCTAAGAGATGTCGCTCAGAAGACCGGGATCTCGTATTCTTATTTAGCCCAAATCGAGCACGGCCGGAGGAACCCTCCCGGTCCGGATTTCATGAAGCGCCTGGCGCCGGTCTACCAGGTGACGCTCCGGGACCTTCTAAGAGCGGCTGGTTACCTGGAAGAGAGCACGAGCTCGACCCTTAGCGATGAGCAGGAGGTGGAGATGGCCTTCAACTACGTCATGAACGATCCGCGCTACCAGTCCGGCACCCGGATGAGCGGTGAACTGACGACGGACGTGAAACGCTTCATCGTCGAGATGTACGAAAAGGCCACGGGAAAGAAGTTGCTGCCAGAGTCCCATTCGTGA
- a CDS encoding DUF998 domain-containing protein: protein MTIPKAAASRAADAACLVFPLLFMAVTTALETIQPGFDRVANTISELVWGPFGWIEAAMFACFAAVMALSAARLREAALPLGLAAAGFMLIAVFPTQAPGGGQTAASLIHELSAQTIAALLPAACFCLAYRLRKEPAQRAAVSFSVTAGIIGTVFNAAGFVAVHTDAAWIGAVERLIMLNGLIWLELMTLLRWAAERPAVSMKTAAGIENRAAVRVDCCQRRDRR from the coding sequence ATGACTATCCCGAAAGCGGCGGCGAGCCGGGCGGCGGACGCCGCTTGCCTGGTCTTCCCGCTGCTGTTTATGGCCGTCACCACGGCGCTGGAGACGATTCAGCCGGGCTTCGACCGGGTGGCCAATACCATCAGCGAGCTGGTCTGGGGGCCGTTCGGCTGGATCGAGGCGGCGATGTTCGCCTGTTTCGCCGCGGTCATGGCGCTTTCGGCAGCCCGGCTGCGGGAAGCCGCTTTGCCCCTGGGCCTGGCGGCGGCGGGCTTCATGCTGATCGCCGTTTTCCCGACCCAGGCGCCGGGGGGCGGGCAGACGGCGGCATCGCTCATCCATGAACTCTCAGCCCAAACCATCGCCGCGCTGCTGCCGGCGGCCTGCTTCTGCCTGGCTTACCGGCTGCGCAAGGAACCGGCGCAGCGGGCGGCGGTGAGCTTCAGCGTGACGGCCGGCATTATCGGCACCGTCTTCAACGCGGCAGGCTTTGTCGCGGTACACACCGACGCGGCGTGGATCGGCGCTGTCGAAAGGCTGATCATGCTGAACGGGTTGATCTGGCTGGAACTGATGACGCTGCTGCGCTGGGCGGCGGAGCGGCCGGCGGTCTCAATGAAGACGGCTGCGGGCATCGAAAACCGGGCGGCGGTCCGGGTGGACTGCTGCCAGCGGCGGGACCGGCGCTAA
- a CDS encoding acyl-CoA dehydratase activase, giving the protein MKDSPAGTSDIPGQANAPEYYLGLDIGSVNVKLCLVDSAGRAVRTDAERIVSDARDAVNRLLDRLPERSRVAGAGMSGSGKGIIPADWGWGDYSSSLAAAAGVLESFPAARTVVQIGGQTSLVITLENGLKRPWQAVSNPLCAAGTGRFLEQQAYRLGLSMEDFTRLALEHTGPAPRIAARCSVFAKSDLIHLQQKGVSLPAMLYALCESIARMIASLKKGNFEEPIYLIGGVAANGAVAKALTEILSGRAGKPVTVTVPPDGLFTEAFGAALLSRGIRSTIGSIPPAAERERYLHSPPLVRGADPPPAAPPPVAAPVRGYLGIDIGSTSTKAVILDETGGAILAKTYLMTAGRPIDAVKQVMERLLEAGAGQVEILGAGVTGSGRYLVGGFIGADLIKNEITAQTRAALEIDPDADIIEIGGQDSKLVLKRRGVVIDYQMNKACAAGTGSFIDELAEMLGVRVTNGDFARLAFTAPYTIDLGTRCAAFMSQSVTAAQQEGVALPVITASLANAIAKNYLSKVVSHRKLGRRIILTGAVFYNEAVVAAFRQQLPDHELKVAGHREVSGAIGAALLARDRRPANQASAFRGCKTVADSRCDLKTFTCHHCDNYCTITQMELPGGRLSYYGSRCDRYDARTDRAKQTTPFDDREELLLAEYRPAPGPGVRVGIPRALMTHDLAPLLTGFLKALGARAVLSGRTTGKIIEQSVELAYTDSCFPMKLLHGHAASLIDKTDFILYPTAIRLGAKQGDEDQKYACPLVQASGDVIREALGLGSRLLTPVLDFSLGPDEVIANLTRAGVQMGFRSDQARKASLAGLAAQRRFEEARAARGRACLEQLEPNGKIGVVIITRSYMSGDPGANLGIAETLAQLGVVPIPLDYLPLDTVDIRAYSDRPYWSYESKFIAAAAIIARTPNLYGLFLTNFGCGPNSFILPLLEDIMGGKPMGQLEIDEHAAEAGIVTRLEAFVDTIAGYSESGQPAEPPPAVYRHTRPIDRTSRTLVAPSMGPFIELVAGAIEADGGKVLVLPDSDERSLELSNKVTAGTECLPYRLTLGDFLRFCHDCSGRENEYELIMASAYGPCRLGKYALEQGVELRQAGFDIPIRSTTSNAGYHDMNLGPDFPRRAAGAVFAADCLEKLLWRTRPYESQPGAADRLFDESLARLKAAARRRQDLAPVLEAVAADFEHIRDKSLPRRPLVGINGEIYLRANCFANNDLARSCEAAGLEVTVSPVGEWIKYILYRQVEDHFRFRRFGKLPKSYLRYRFISADADRLFAAADRGGNGLQHESVKAILAESRRHLSPRCGSEAVMSIGSGLEWLKSEEFAGVISVMPHGCMPGGIVAAMAEKLASGGKPWLTLTYDGIMESNNRTRISNFAEIIRYCRR; this is encoded by the coding sequence ATGAAGGACTCGCCGGCTGGAACTTCTGACATACCCGGACAGGCTAATGCCCCGGAATATTATCTGGGCCTTGATATCGGTTCGGTCAACGTTAAGTTGTGCCTGGTGGATTCAGCCGGGCGGGCGGTCAGGACAGACGCCGAAAGGATAGTTTCCGACGCCCGCGACGCGGTCAACCGCCTGCTGGACCGCCTGCCGGAGCGCAGCCGGGTGGCGGGAGCCGGAATGTCGGGTTCAGGCAAGGGCATCATTCCGGCAGATTGGGGCTGGGGGGATTACTCCAGCTCGCTAGCCGCCGCCGCCGGGGTCCTCGAATCCTTCCCGGCGGCCAGGACCGTCGTCCAGATCGGCGGCCAGACATCGCTGGTGATCACGCTTGAAAACGGGTTAAAACGGCCCTGGCAGGCGGTTTCTAATCCGTTATGCGCCGCCGGCACCGGCCGCTTCCTGGAACAGCAGGCTTACCGGCTGGGATTGTCCATGGAGGATTTCACCCGGCTGGCGCTGGAACATACCGGCCCGGCGCCGCGCATCGCGGCCCGCTGCAGCGTTTTCGCCAAGAGCGATCTGATCCACCTGCAGCAAAAAGGGGTGTCGCTGCCGGCGATGCTCTACGCCCTGTGCGAAAGCATCGCCAGGATGATCGCTTCCCTCAAAAAGGGAAATTTTGAAGAGCCGATTTATCTCATCGGCGGGGTGGCGGCCAACGGCGCGGTGGCAAAGGCGTTAACCGAGATCCTCTCGGGACGGGCTGGGAAACCGGTGACGGTCACTGTTCCACCTGACGGATTGTTTACCGAGGCTTTCGGCGCCGCCCTGCTGTCCCGGGGTATCCGCTCAACTATTGGCAGCATCCCTCCGGCGGCGGAACGTGAGCGCTATTTACATTCACCACCGCTGGTCCGGGGCGCCGACCCGCCTCCGGCGGCGCCGCCGCCGGTTGCCGCCCCGGTAAGGGGTTATCTCGGTATTGACATCGGGTCCACCAGCACCAAGGCGGTCATACTGGATGAAACCGGCGGCGCCATACTGGCCAAGACCTACCTGATGACCGCCGGCCGGCCGATCGACGCGGTCAAACAGGTGATGGAACGCCTGCTGGAAGCGGGCGCCGGCCAGGTGGAAATTCTCGGCGCCGGGGTCACCGGTTCCGGCCGCTACCTGGTGGGCGGCTTTATCGGGGCCGACCTGATAAAAAATGAAATCACCGCCCAGACCCGGGCGGCCCTGGAAATCGATCCCGATGCCGATATTATCGAAATCGGCGGCCAGGACTCCAAACTGGTGCTCAAGCGGCGCGGGGTGGTCATTGACTACCAGATGAATAAAGCCTGCGCCGCCGGCACCGGCAGCTTCATTGACGAACTGGCCGAGATGCTGGGGGTCAGGGTGACCAACGGCGATTTTGCCCGCCTGGCTTTCACCGCGCCCTATACCATAGATCTCGGCACCCGCTGCGCCGCTTTCATGAGCCAGTCGGTGACGGCCGCCCAGCAGGAAGGGGTGGCGCTGCCGGTCATCACCGCCTCGCTGGCCAATGCCATCGCCAAGAATTACCTTTCAAAAGTCGTATCGCACCGGAAGCTGGGACGCCGGATCATTCTCACCGGGGCGGTCTTTTACAACGAAGCGGTGGTGGCCGCCTTCAGGCAGCAGCTGCCCGATCATGAGTTGAAGGTAGCCGGGCACCGGGAGGTCAGCGGGGCCATCGGCGCCGCGCTATTGGCGCGCGACCGGCGCCCGGCCAACCAAGCATCGGCTTTCCGTGGTTGTAAGACGGTGGCCGACAGCCGCTGCGACCTCAAGACCTTTACCTGTCACCACTGCGACAACTACTGCACCATCACTCAGATGGAGCTTCCCGGCGGCCGGTTGAGCTACTACGGCAGCCGCTGCGACCGCTATGACGCCCGCACCGACCGGGCCAAGCAGACCACGCCGTTCGACGACCGCGAAGAACTGCTGCTGGCGGAATACCGGCCGGCGCCAGGCCCCGGGGTGCGGGTAGGCATTCCCCGGGCGCTCATGACCCATGACCTGGCGCCGCTGCTGACCGGGTTTCTGAAGGCGCTCGGCGCCCGGGCGGTCCTTTCCGGGCGGACCACCGGTAAAATCATCGAGCAGTCAGTGGAACTGGCTTATACCGACAGCTGCTTCCCGATGAAACTGCTCCACGGCCACGCGGCGTCGCTCATTGATAAGACCGATTTCATTCTCTATCCCACCGCTATCCGCCTGGGCGCCAAGCAGGGCGATGAGGACCAAAAATACGCCTGCCCCCTGGTTCAGGCTTCAGGCGATGTTATCCGGGAAGCTCTGGGCCTGGGTAGCCGCCTGCTGACGCCGGTGCTGGACTTCAGCCTGGGGCCCGATGAAGTTATCGCCAACCTGACCAGGGCGGGCGTGCAGATGGGCTTCAGATCTGATCAGGCCAGGAAAGCCAGCCTGGCGGGTTTGGCGGCGCAGCGGCGTTTCGAAGAGGCCAGGGCGGCCCGCGGCCGGGCCTGTCTCGAACAGCTCGAACCGAACGGCAAGATCGGGGTGGTAATCATTACCCGGTCTTACATGTCTGGCGACCCCGGCGCCAACCTGGGCATCGCCGAGACTTTAGCTCAACTGGGCGTGGTTCCCATCCCGCTGGATTACCTGCCGCTGGATACAGTGGATATCCGCGCTTATTCCGACCGGCCGTACTGGTCGTATGAGAGCAAATTCATCGCCGCCGCGGCCATCATCGCCCGGACGCCCAACCTCTACGGGCTGTTCCTGACCAACTTCGGCTGCGGCCCCAACTCTTTCATCCTGCCGCTACTGGAAGACATCATGGGCGGCAAGCCCATGGGTCAACTGGAGATTGACGAGCACGCCGCCGAGGCCGGCATCGTCACCCGGCTGGAGGCTTTTGTCGATACCATCGCCGGCTACAGCGAGTCCGGCCAGCCGGCGGAGCCGCCGCCCGCCGTCTACCGCCACACCCGGCCGATCGACCGGACCTCCCGGACGCTGGTCGCCCCCAGTATGGGTCCGTTCATCGAACTCGTCGCCGGCGCCATCGAGGCCGACGGCGGCAAGGTGCTGGTGCTGCCGGATTCGGATGAACGCAGCCTGGAGCTGTCGAACAAAGTGACGGCGGGGACGGAATGCCTGCCGTACCGCCTGACCCTGGGTGATTTCCTGCGCTTCTGCCACGACTGCTCCGGCCGGGAAAACGAATATGAGTTGATCATGGCCTCAGCCTACGGCCCGTGCCGGCTGGGTAAATACGCTCTGGAGCAGGGCGTCGAGCTGCGGCAGGCCGGCTTCGACATCCCCATCCGCTCCACCACCTCCAACGCCGGCTACCATGATATGAACCTGGGTCCGGACTTCCCGCGCCGCGCCGCCGGCGCGGTCTTCGCCGCCGACTGCCTGGAAAAGCTGCTGTGGCGGACCCGCCCCTACGAGAGCCAGCCCGGCGCCGCCGACCGCCTGTTTGATGAAAGCCTGGCCCGCCTCAAGGCCGCCGCCCGCCGCCGCCAGGATCTCGCCCCTGTTCTGGAAGCTGTGGCGGCTGATTTCGAACATATCCGGGACAAATCCCTGCCCCGGCGTCCGCTGGTGGGCATCAACGGCGAAATCTACCTCCGGGCTAACTGCTTCGCCAATAATGACCTGGCCCGCAGCTGCGAGGCGGCCGGGCTGGAGGTGACCGTCTCCCCGGTGGGCGAGTGGATCAAATACATCCTGTACCGCCAGGTGGAGGACCATTTCCGCTTCCGCCGCTTCGGCAAGCTGCCCAAGAGTTACCTCCGCTACCGTTTCATCAGCGCCGACGCCGACCGGCTGTTCGCCGCCGCCGACCGGGGCGGCAACGGCCTGCAGCATGAATCGGTGAAAGCCATCCTGGCCGAATCCCGCCGCCACCTGTCGCCCCGCTGCGGCAGCGAAGCGGTGATGTCCATCGGCTCCGGCCTGGAATGGCTGAAAAGCGAGGAATTCGCCGGCGTCATCTCGGTCATGCCTCACGGCTGTATGCCCGGCGGCATCGTCGCCGCCATGGCCGAAAAACTGGCCTCCGGCGGCAAGCCGTGGCTGACTTTGACTTATGACGGCATCATGGAGAGCAACAACCGGACGCGTATCTCCAACTTCGCCGAGATTATCCGGTACTGCCGGCGGTGA
- the argC gene encoding N-acetyl-gamma-glutamyl-phosphate reductase, whose product MSRTRVGILNVTGYAGAELARLLADHPLVDLVSVTGRSAAGQKLGQVFPHLAPLDLAIEAELGQVDFIFSALPHHESAERLLPFIEKGVPAVDLSADFRLKDAALYDEWYAFRHPAPQLLADAVYGLPELNRAEIQSARLVANPGCYPTASILALAPALKAGIVTGGIIVDAKSGISGAGRALKLASHFCEADEDVCAYAIAAHRHQPEIFQALKAIDGAMPALTFTPHLTPMTRGILATCYARLNGELTAEEAVRLYAGFYAGEPFVRVVPEPPHTKHASGSNACLVNAAVDRRAGMLIVTAAIDNLVKGAAGQAIQNMNLMLGYPETTGLPRLARFP is encoded by the coding sequence ATGTCCAGGACTCGAGTCGGCATTTTGAACGTCACCGGCTATGCCGGAGCCGAACTGGCGCGCCTGCTGGCCGACCATCCGCTGGTCGACCTGGTCTCCGTCACCGGCCGCAGCGCCGCCGGTCAGAAGCTGGGGCAGGTTTTCCCCCATCTGGCGCCGCTTGACCTTGCCATCGAAGCCGAATTGGGCCAAGTCGATTTCATATTCTCGGCCCTGCCGCACCATGAGAGCGCTGAAAGGCTGCTGCCGTTCATTGAAAAGGGCGTCCCGGCGGTGGACCTTTCGGCGGATTTCCGGCTCAAGGACGCCGCCCTGTACGATGAATGGTACGCTTTCCGCCATCCGGCGCCCCAACTCCTAGCCGACGCAGTATACGGCCTGCCGGAGCTTAACCGGGCGGAAATCCAGTCGGCCAGGCTGGTGGCCAACCCCGGCTGCTACCCCACCGCCTCCATCCTGGCGCTGGCTCCGGCGCTCAAAGCCGGCATTGTCACCGGCGGCATCATCGTCGACGCCAAGAGCGGCATCTCCGGCGCCGGCCGGGCGCTCAAGCTTGCCAGCCACTTTTGCGAGGCGGACGAGGATGTCTGCGCCTACGCCATCGCCGCCCACCGCCACCAGCCCGAGATATTTCAGGCCCTTAAGGCAATTGACGGCGCCATGCCGGCGCTGACCTTTACGCCTCACCTTACCCCCATGACCCGAGGCATTCTGGCTACCTGCTACGCCAGGCTTAACGGCGAGCTCACGGCTGAGGAGGCCGTCCGGCTGTATGCCGGCTTCTACGCCGGAGAGCCTTTCGTCCGGGTCGTGCCGGAACCGCCGCACACCAAGCACGCCTCCGGCAGCAACGCCTGCCTGGTAAATGCCGCCGTGGACCGGCGCGCCGGGATGCTCATTGTGACCGCCGCCATCGACAATCTGGTCAAAGGCGCCGCCGGTCAGGCGATCCAGAACATGAACCTGATGCTGGGCTATCCTGAAACAACCGGCCTGCCCAGACTCGCCCGGTTCCCCTAG
- a CDS encoding cation:proton antiporter, whose amino-acid sequence MESLGLGFEIIIVLVAAVAGGVLAHRLRLPVLLGYLLAGMLVSPHGLGLVQDTAAIEGLAQIGVVLLLFTLGLEFSLDELRKIGAVAVLGGIAQILLTALAGFGLGSALGWPVAESIFFGFLISLSSTLIVLKLLLERGEFDSCHGRIMTGILLVQDLSLVPLMIILPTLGTTGADVGPALLEAGRNALGFIVVMLGAGLFLLPKVLDRVARARSRELFLISVVSLSLAAAIAAAFFGVSAAVGAFIAGLLIGRSVFARQALADIVPFRDAFGALFFVSLGTLADLSFITANPGLIIGVVAFIIAVKFFICAAIPWIFGYNARTALFTGFGLTQIGEFSFVLAGVGVAAGILRETTYALTLGAAITTMVLTPFVMSAAHFAYRQLEKFRFGQRMLSLRADESNHAVQPLSGHTIICGGGRTSDTLVKVLSRRKLAYLIIDLDPQVIKRLRRASVPSIYGDASNPEILACAGLEKAKLLVCTFPSFLDVEITVKNARSVNPRIDIVARVERDRDAETLRNIGVNELVKPQFEASLEITRHALHRYGVNATEIQYLLNSLRQGTMS is encoded by the coding sequence TTGGAAAGCCTCGGCCTGGGATTTGAAATCATCATCGTGCTGGTGGCCGCCGTGGCCGGCGGCGTCCTGGCGCACCGCTTGAGGCTGCCGGTACTGCTGGGTTACCTGCTGGCCGGCATGCTGGTGTCGCCGCACGGCTTGGGGCTGGTTCAGGACACCGCGGCTATCGAGGGGCTGGCCCAAATCGGCGTCGTCCTGCTGTTGTTCACCCTCGGCCTGGAATTTTCACTGGACGAACTGCGCAAGATCGGCGCCGTGGCGGTGCTTGGGGGTATCGCCCAGATACTGCTCACCGCCCTGGCCGGATTCGGGCTGGGCTCCGCCCTGGGCTGGCCGGTGGCCGAATCCATCTTTTTCGGCTTCCTGATCTCCCTGTCTTCAACACTGATCGTCCTGAAGCTCCTCCTCGAACGGGGTGAGTTCGACAGCTGCCACGGGCGCATCATGACCGGCATCCTGCTGGTGCAGGACCTGTCGCTGGTGCCGCTGATGATCATCCTGCCGACGCTGGGAACTACGGGCGCCGATGTCGGGCCGGCGCTGCTCGAAGCCGGGCGCAACGCCCTGGGTTTCATCGTGGTCATGCTCGGCGCCGGTTTGTTCCTGCTGCCCAAGGTCCTCGACCGGGTTGCCCGCGCCCGCTCCAGGGAGCTGTTCTTGATTTCGGTGGTTTCGCTGTCGCTGGCGGCGGCCATCGCCGCCGCCTTCTTCGGGGTTTCGGCGGCCGTCGGCGCCTTCATCGCCGGCCTTCTCATCGGCCGGTCGGTCTTCGCCCGGCAGGCGCTGGCCGACATCGTGCCCTTCCGCGATGCTTTCGGCGCGCTGTTCTTCGTTTCCCTGGGCACCCTGGCCGATTTGTCTTTCATCACCGCCAACCCCGGGCTGATCATCGGCGTGGTCGCTTTCATCATCGCGGTGAAGTTTTTTATCTGCGCCGCCATACCCTGGATTTTCGGCTATAACGCGCGCACCGCCCTGTTTACCGGTTTCGGCCTGACCCAGATCGGGGAATTCAGCTTCGTCCTGGCTGGCGTCGGCGTCGCCGCCGGAATCCTCCGTGAGACCACCTACGCCCTGACGCTGGGCGCCGCCATCACCACCATGGTCTTGACTCCTTTCGTCATGTCGGCGGCCCATTTCGCCTACCGGCAGCTGGAGAAGTTCAGGTTCGGCCAGCGGATGCTGAGCCTGCGGGCTGACGAAAGCAATCACGCGGTCCAACCGCTGTCCGGGCACACCATCATCTGCGGCGGCGGCCGGACCTCGGATACCCTGGTGAAGGTCCTGTCACGGCGCAAACTGGCCTACCTGATCATCGATCTGGACCCGCAGGTGATCAAGCGCCTGCGGCGGGCCAGCGTGCCGTCAATCTACGGCGACGCCTCTAACCCGGAAATCCTGGCCTGCGCCGGCCTGGAAAAGGCTAAACTGCTGGTGTGCACCTTCCCCAGCTTCCTCGACGTCGAGATCACGGTGAAAAACGCCCGGAGCGTCAACCCGCGGATCGACATCGTCGCCCGGGTGGAGCGTGACCGGGACGCCGAGACCCTGCGCAATATCGGCGTCAACGAACTGGTCAAGCCGCAGTTCGAAGCCTCGCTGGAGATCACCCGCCACGCCCTGCACCGCTACGGCGTCAACGCTACCGAGATCCAGTACCTGCTGAACAGCCTGCGCCAGGGCACGATGAGTTGA